Proteins from one Ramlibacter sp. PS4R-6 genomic window:
- a CDS encoding acyl-CoA thioesterase, translating into MTHPCVTRRTLAWGECDPAGIIFYPNYYRFMDEATWALFAEAGFPADRMRAEHFSLPLVDSRCEFMASPFFGDEIEVRSQVSKWGRSSFSLSHEFVMADDGRLLARGSESRVWCRYESGPGSPLKSVPIPDEVRAALGAPK; encoded by the coding sequence ATGACGCACCCGTGCGTCACCCGCCGCACGCTCGCCTGGGGCGAATGCGACCCGGCGGGCATCATCTTCTACCCCAACTACTACCGCTTCATGGACGAGGCCACGTGGGCCTTGTTCGCCGAGGCGGGCTTTCCGGCCGACCGCATGCGCGCCGAGCATTTCTCGCTGCCGCTTGTCGATTCGCGCTGCGAGTTCATGGCCTCGCCCTTCTTCGGCGACGAGATCGAAGTCCGCTCGCAGGTCTCCAAGTGGGGCCGCAGCTCGTTCTCGCTGTCGCATGAGTTCGTGATGGCCGACGACGGCCGGCTGCTCGCGCGCGGCAGCGAGTCGCGCGTGTGGTGCCGCTACGAATCCGGGCCGGGCTCGCCGCTCAAGAGCGTGCCGATCCCGGACGAAGTGCGCGCCGCGCTCGGCGCGCCGAAGTGA
- a CDS encoding DUF1800 domain-containing protein: MARWIHMAAAAGAAFLAGCGGGDAVMTLAGQQQQSALVAAAPVSNAAAVRFLEQATFGPTPGEVAHVQSVGFDAWLNEQFAMKPTQFPNASDRTSLEAVQASFFNIAVNAPDQLRQRVAFALGQVMVVSDQKLDNRAAIASYQRVLVTGAFGNYRQLLKDVTLSPAMGTYLDMANNVKEDPEAGTAPNENYAREVLQLFSVGLVKLNSDGTPVLDTGGKPIATYSQETVEGFAHVFTGWTYPSKRRSKFPTLNGPLYTGPLQLVESYHQGGTKQLLDGATVSQGAAAEMEVALDNIAGHPNVGPFIGTRLIQALVKSNPSPAYVQRVAAAFANNGSGQRGDMKAVIRAVLLDAEARAGDTQAAAASDGKLREPVLYMTRLMRAFATRTSGVGLPYYAQSMRQDVFDAPSVFNFYPPSYKPQGYTLYGPEFKLLNSPSVASRLNFAWDFANGGLPNKTLPNFTPLVAAATAGDAALVAQLDATLMHGTMPDGMKSTLATALVSSGAAPRERAMLALYLVAASPAFNIQR, from the coding sequence ATGGCTCGATGGATCCACATGGCCGCAGCCGCGGGCGCGGCCTTCCTTGCCGGGTGCGGCGGAGGCGACGCCGTGATGACGCTGGCCGGACAGCAGCAGCAGTCCGCGCTCGTCGCCGCGGCGCCGGTTTCGAATGCCGCGGCGGTGCGTTTCCTGGAGCAGGCGACCTTCGGGCCGACGCCGGGCGAGGTCGCGCACGTTCAATCCGTGGGCTTCGACGCGTGGCTGAACGAACAGTTCGCCATGAAGCCCACGCAGTTCCCCAATGCCAGCGACCGCACTTCGCTCGAGGCGGTGCAGGCCTCGTTCTTCAACATCGCCGTCAATGCGCCCGACCAGCTGCGCCAGCGCGTGGCCTTCGCGCTCGGGCAGGTGATGGTGGTGAGCGACCAGAAGCTGGACAACCGGGCGGCCATCGCCAGCTACCAGCGCGTGCTGGTCACCGGCGCATTCGGCAACTACCGGCAGCTGCTCAAGGACGTGACGCTGTCGCCCGCCATGGGCACCTACCTGGACATGGCGAACAACGTGAAGGAGGACCCGGAAGCGGGCACCGCCCCCAACGAGAACTACGCCCGCGAGGTGCTGCAGCTCTTCTCCGTCGGGCTGGTCAAGCTCAATTCCGACGGCACGCCGGTCCTCGATACCGGCGGCAAGCCCATCGCCACCTATTCGCAGGAGACGGTGGAGGGCTTCGCGCACGTGTTCACCGGCTGGACCTATCCCTCGAAGAGGCGCAGCAAGTTCCCCACGCTCAACGGCCCGCTCTACACCGGCCCGCTGCAGCTGGTGGAGTCATACCACCAGGGCGGCACGAAGCAATTGCTCGACGGCGCGACGGTGTCGCAGGGCGCGGCGGCGGAGATGGAGGTCGCCCTGGACAACATCGCCGGGCATCCCAACGTCGGCCCGTTCATCGGCACGCGCCTGATCCAGGCGCTTGTGAAGAGCAACCCCTCGCCGGCCTACGTGCAGCGCGTGGCCGCCGCCTTCGCCAACAACGGCAGCGGGCAACGCGGCGACATGAAGGCCGTGATCCGCGCGGTGCTGCTGGACGCGGAGGCCAGAGCCGGCGACACGCAGGCGGCGGCGGCTTCCGACGGCAAGCTGCGCGAGCCGGTGCTGTACATGACGCGGCTGATGCGCGCGTTCGCAACGCGCACCTCCGGCGTCGGCTTGCCGTACTACGCGCAGTCGATGCGGCAGGACGTGTTCGACGCGCCCTCGGTGTTCAACTTCTACCCGCCTTCGTACAAGCCCCAGGGCTACACGTTGTACGGCCCCGAATTCAAGCTGCTCAACTCGCCTTCGGTGGCATCACGCCTGAACTTTGCGTGGGACTTCGCCAACGGCGGCCTGCCGAACAAGACGCTCCCGAACTTCACGCCGCTGGTGGCGGCCGCGACCGCCGGCGACGCCGCGCTGGTCGCGCAGCTGGATGCCACGCTGATGCACGGGACGATGCCTGACGGCATGAAGTCCACCCTGGCGACGGCGCTGGTCTCGTCGGGCGCCGCGCCGCGCGAACGCGCGATGCTGGCGCTGTACCTCGTGGCCGCGAGCCCGGCTTTCAACATCCAGAGGTGA
- a CDS encoding sigma-70 family RNA polymerase sigma factor, which translates to MPRLPRDMPDEDLMLAYAKGDVQAFDELYARHEGALFRFVRRVLGGALAAQADEVFQDTWVRIIAARESFSPQGASWRTWAFTIAHNLAIDRLRTSGREVSLATQDDGDDPLDWLEGALDASHPSSEDEAFWRAAGRQLLHCLDELPEAQRAAFLLHHEDGASVEDMARHLGLPFETAKSRLRYALTKLRGCMKHYLQTLGAAA; encoded by the coding sequence ATGCCGAGGCTGCCCCGCGACATGCCCGACGAGGACCTGATGCTTGCCTATGCGAAGGGCGACGTGCAGGCCTTCGACGAGCTGTACGCGCGGCACGAAGGCGCGCTGTTCCGCTTCGTGCGGCGCGTGCTCGGCGGCGCACTGGCCGCGCAGGCTGACGAGGTGTTCCAGGACACGTGGGTGCGCATCATCGCGGCGCGCGAGTCCTTCTCGCCGCAGGGCGCGAGCTGGCGCACCTGGGCCTTCACCATCGCGCACAACCTCGCGATCGACCGGCTGCGCACCAGCGGCCGCGAAGTCTCGCTGGCCACGCAGGATGACGGTGACGATCCGCTCGACTGGCTCGAAGGCGCGCTCGATGCGAGCCATCCGTCCAGCGAGGACGAGGCCTTCTGGCGCGCCGCGGGCCGCCAGCTGTTGCACTGCCTCGACGAATTGCCGGAGGCTCAGCGTGCGGCGTTCCTGCTGCACCACGAGGACGGCGCGAGCGTGGAGGACATGGCCCGCCACCTGGGCCTGCCGTTCGAGACGGCCAAGAGCCGGCTGCGCTACGCGCTCACGAAGCTGCGCGGCTGCATGAAGCACTACCTGCAGACGCTGGGGGCGGCGGCATGA
- a CDS encoding DUF429 domain-containing protein translates to MNPPPVLGCDFSSTPTRRKPIVIAWGAVAREAVVLQRIEKLESLEAFGLWLKQPTDWVGGFDFPFGLPRELVEHLGWPLTWRECMAHYATLSRPQIRETFAAFCDARPVGNKFAHRLFDKRAGSSPSMKWVNPPVAYMLHAALPLLIEAGVHMPGLHAGDTKRVALEAYPGLLARELIARRSYKADEKAKQTPERLIARKDLVTRLEHGDTRLGLRLKLTHAQRDALVADAMGDSLDAVLCMVQAAWAARQGPPNYGLPAELDPLEGWIVSC, encoded by the coding sequence GTGAACCCGCCGCCGGTCCTCGGCTGCGACTTCTCCAGCACGCCGACGCGCCGCAAGCCCATCGTCATCGCGTGGGGCGCCGTTGCGCGCGAGGCCGTGGTGCTGCAGCGGATCGAAAAGCTCGAGTCGCTCGAAGCATTCGGCCTGTGGCTGAAGCAGCCGACCGATTGGGTGGGCGGGTTCGACTTTCCCTTCGGCCTGCCGCGCGAACTCGTCGAGCACTTGGGATGGCCGCTCACGTGGCGCGAGTGCATGGCGCACTACGCCACGCTGTCGCGCCCGCAGATCCGCGAGACCTTCGCCGCGTTCTGCGATGCGCGGCCCGTGGGCAACAAGTTCGCGCACCGCCTGTTCGACAAGCGCGCCGGCTCCAGCCCGTCGATGAAGTGGGTGAACCCGCCGGTGGCGTACATGTTGCACGCGGCGCTGCCGCTGCTGATCGAAGCCGGCGTGCACATGCCGGGCCTGCACGCCGGCGACACGAAACGGGTGGCGCTCGAAGCCTATCCCGGCTTGCTGGCGCGCGAACTCATCGCGCGGCGCAGCTACAAGGCCGACGAGAAGGCCAAGCAGACGCCCGAGCGCCTAATCGCGCGCAAGGACCTCGTCACGCGCCTGGAGCACGGCGACACGCGACTGGGACTGCGCCTGAAGCTCACGCACGCGCAGCGCGATGCGCTCGTGGCCGACGCGATGGGCGACAGCCTGGATGCCGTGCTGTGCATGGTGCAGGCGGCGTGGGCCGCGCGGCAAGGGCCGCCGAACTACGGCTTGCCAGCGGAACTCGATCCGCTGGAAGGCTGGATCGTCAGCTGCTGA
- a CDS encoding sulfatase family protein produces the protein MKRPNVVFIVADDLGYADLGCYGGRDAEWGAVSPVLDSLAANGIRFTQGYANSPVCSPTRFALMTARYQYRLRGAAEEPLSIRTRASGTLGLPPAHPTLPSLLKDAGYRTALVGKWHLGYPPHFGPLKSGYEDFYGPMSGGVDYFTHCGTNGEHDLWEKEAERTDAGYLTDLLSRRAVQWIEGVAKGDAPFFLSLHYTAPHWPWETREDEALAQDVKDNLFHLHGGSIDTYRRMIHHMDEGIGWVMDALRRAGVERDTLVVFTSDNGGERFSDNWPLVGGKMDLTEGGIRVPWVAHWPAAIAAGGVTDQACMTMDWSATMLDAAGVAADPDYALDGVSLLPVLREPSRTFRRPLYWRMKHRGQRALRDGDWKYLRVDGHDYLFDIAADERERANRAGRDPRRLERMREAWEAWNATMPAIPDDAAVYPGFGAKDMPQR, from the coding sequence TTGAAGCGGCCGAACGTCGTCTTCATCGTCGCCGACGACCTCGGGTACGCCGACCTGGGCTGCTACGGCGGCCGCGATGCGGAATGGGGCGCCGTCTCGCCCGTGCTGGATTCGCTCGCGGCGAACGGCATCCGCTTCACGCAAGGCTATGCGAACTCGCCCGTGTGTTCGCCGACGCGTTTCGCGCTGATGACGGCGCGCTACCAGTACCGCCTGCGCGGCGCGGCGGAAGAGCCGCTCAGCATCCGCACGCGCGCCAGCGGCACGCTCGGGCTGCCGCCGGCGCATCCCACGCTGCCTTCGTTGCTGAAGGACGCAGGCTATCGCACCGCCCTCGTGGGCAAGTGGCACCTGGGCTACCCGCCGCACTTCGGCCCGCTCAAGTCCGGCTATGAGGATTTCTACGGGCCGATGTCCGGCGGCGTCGACTACTTCACGCACTGCGGCACGAACGGCGAGCATGACCTGTGGGAGAAGGAGGCGGAGCGCACCGACGCCGGTTACCTCACCGACCTGCTGTCGCGGCGCGCCGTGCAGTGGATCGAGGGCGTTGCGAAAGGGGACGCACCCTTCTTCCTGAGCCTGCACTACACCGCGCCGCACTGGCCGTGGGAAACGCGCGAGGACGAGGCGCTGGCGCAGGACGTGAAGGACAACCTCTTCCACCTGCACGGCGGCAGCATCGACACCTACCGCCGCATGATCCACCACATGGACGAAGGCATTGGCTGGGTGATGGATGCCCTGCGCCGCGCCGGCGTCGAGCGCGACACGCTCGTCGTCTTCACCAGCGACAACGGCGGCGAACGCTTCTCCGACAACTGGCCGCTGGTGGGCGGCAAGATGGACCTGACCGAAGGCGGCATCCGCGTGCCGTGGGTCGCGCACTGGCCCGCCGCCATCGCCGCGGGCGGCGTGACGGACCAGGCCTGCATGACCATGGACTGGTCGGCGACGATGCTCGACGCGGCGGGCGTGGCGGCCGACCCCGACTATGCGCTGGACGGCGTGTCGCTGTTGCCGGTGCTGCGCGAGCCGTCGCGCACCTTCCGCCGCCCCTTGTACTGGCGCATGAAGCACCGCGGCCAACGCGCGCTGCGCGACGGCGACTGGAAGTACCTGCGCGTGGACGGCCACGACTACCTGTTCGACATCGCTGCGGACGAACGCGAGCGCGCCAACCGCGCGGGCCGCGACCCGCGCCGCCTGGAACGCATGCGCGAAGCCTGGGAAGCGTGGAACGCGACGATGCCCGCCATTCCCGACGACGCGGCCGTGTACCCGGGCTTCGGCGCCAAGGACATGCCGCAGCGATGA
- a CDS encoding Bug family tripartite tricarboxylate transporter substrate binding protein, which yields MKRLLAALAAAFSFTALAQALDGPLHLVVGYAPGGSTDRVARIVGDKLQAKLGVAVVVDNKPGAGGRLAAQQMKGIPSNQNQLLVGNPATMVVAPLVFKDNGYDPEKDFVPVAHVNDYEFAVAVGPAVPVRELTHLVAWLRANPNQANFGVPATGSLPHFFALMMGDKSGVKAQVIGYRGSAPLVSDVVGGQVPVAIDTFETLLPQHEGGKLRVLAVSGATRNPLAPNVPTFKEAGLDLVATGWNAFFAPASMPKAKVDMLAKAIHEVMQDPDTRRKFTDQKMTPVVATQAQSAAMLQKYRAQWAPAVQKSGYQP from the coding sequence ATGAAACGCCTGCTCGCGGCACTGGCCGCCGCTTTCTCGTTCACCGCTTTAGCGCAGGCGCTCGACGGCCCGCTGCACCTCGTCGTCGGCTACGCACCGGGTGGTTCCACGGACCGTGTGGCGCGCATCGTCGGCGACAAGCTTCAAGCCAAGCTGGGCGTCGCGGTCGTCGTCGACAACAAGCCCGGCGCCGGCGGACGCCTCGCCGCGCAGCAGATGAAGGGCATCCCGTCCAACCAGAACCAGCTGCTGGTGGGCAACCCCGCGACGATGGTGGTGGCGCCGCTGGTGTTCAAGGACAACGGCTACGACCCGGAGAAGGACTTCGTGCCGGTGGCGCACGTGAACGACTACGAGTTCGCTGTCGCCGTGGGCCCCGCGGTGCCGGTGCGCGAGCTCACGCACCTCGTCGCGTGGCTGCGAGCGAACCCCAACCAGGCCAACTTCGGCGTGCCGGCCACGGGTAGCCTGCCGCATTTCTTCGCGCTGATGATGGGCGACAAGTCCGGCGTGAAGGCCCAGGTCATCGGCTACCGCGGCTCGGCGCCGCTGGTCTCCGACGTCGTGGGCGGCCAGGTGCCGGTGGCCATCGACACGTTCGAGACCCTGCTGCCGCAGCACGAAGGCGGCAAGCTGCGCGTGCTGGCGGTGTCGGGCGCCACGCGCAACCCGCTCGCACCGAACGTGCCCACGTTCAAGGAGGCGGGCCTCGACCTCGTCGCGACCGGCTGGAACGCGTTCTTCGCGCCGGCCAGCATGCCGAAGGCCAAGGTCGACATGCTCGCGAAGGCGATCCATGAGGTGATGCAGGACCCGGACACGCGGCGCAAGTTCACCGACCAGAAAATGACGCCCGTGGTCGCGACGCAGGCGCAAAGCGCCGCGATGCTGCAGAAGTACCGCGCGCAATGGGCGCCGGCGGTGCAGAAGTCCGGCTACCAGCCTTGA
- a CDS encoding DUF1501 domain-containing protein, whose amino-acid sequence MDRRQFLKLGAFSALATGGLGSLVASAAGSDYRAAVCVFLAGGCDANNLVVPTDTARYAMYAGARPRLAIPREQLLAIAPASGGSYGLHPQLGALQALFNQQRLAVLANVGTLVKPTTAEQAKSGAWPLPDNLLSHIDQQNQWVMLNPGMPVAVTGWGGRTADLLRPANATARFPATVSAAGSNVFCDGLATGAGVIDPWGSVSFAGAGGSPVDRARMAALTQFAPAAGAPQLDSAYNDALSGALLQDRLLDAAYETTLPVEFPDSYLGLQLYRVAQLIASRGALGMSRQLFYVEQGGYDTHAGQADSLQELLGELSEALGAFAATMLALGVDPNVVTFTHSEFSRTLMAAGDGGDGTDHAWGGHSFVMGGAVRGGDMYGTFPQLQVGGPDDGSDEGRWVPTTSVDQYAATIASWLGVADADLETALPNLANFTVKKLAFL is encoded by the coding sequence ATGGACCGTCGACAATTCCTGAAACTTGGCGCCTTCTCCGCGCTGGCCACGGGCGGACTGGGGTCCTTGGTCGCCAGCGCCGCGGGCAGCGACTACCGCGCGGCCGTGTGCGTGTTCCTCGCCGGCGGCTGCGACGCGAACAACCTCGTCGTGCCCACCGACACCGCGCGCTATGCGATGTACGCCGGCGCAAGGCCGCGCCTGGCGATCCCGCGCGAGCAGCTGCTGGCCATCGCCCCGGCCTCCGGCGGCTCCTACGGGCTGCATCCGCAACTGGGCGCCTTGCAGGCGCTCTTCAACCAGCAGCGCCTGGCGGTGCTGGCCAATGTCGGCACGCTCGTGAAGCCGACCACGGCGGAACAAGCGAAGTCGGGCGCGTGGCCCTTGCCCGACAACCTGCTGTCCCACATCGACCAGCAGAACCAGTGGGTGATGCTCAACCCGGGCATGCCCGTCGCCGTGACGGGCTGGGGCGGGCGCACCGCCGACCTGCTGCGGCCGGCGAACGCCACCGCGCGCTTCCCCGCCACGGTGTCGGCCGCGGGCAGCAATGTCTTCTGCGACGGCTTGGCCACGGGCGCGGGTGTGATCGATCCGTGGGGCTCGGTGTCGTTCGCGGGTGCGGGCGGCTCCCCGGTGGACCGCGCGCGCATGGCGGCCCTCACCCAGTTCGCGCCCGCCGCGGGCGCACCACAACTGGACTCGGCGTACAACGATGCACTGTCCGGCGCGCTGCTGCAGGACCGGCTGCTGGACGCCGCGTATGAGACGACCTTGCCCGTCGAATTCCCCGACAGCTACCTCGGCCTGCAGCTGTACCGCGTGGCCCAGCTCATCGCGTCGCGCGGCGCGCTGGGCATGTCGCGCCAGCTGTTCTACGTGGAGCAAGGCGGCTACGACACCCACGCGGGCCAGGCCGATTCGCTGCAGGAACTGCTGGGCGAGTTGTCGGAGGCGCTGGGCGCCTTCGCCGCGACGATGCTCGCGCTCGGCGTCGACCCGAACGTCGTGACCTTCACGCATTCGGAGTTCTCGCGCACGCTGATGGCGGCGGGCGACGGCGGCGACGGCACGGACCACGCGTGGGGCGGGCACAGCTTCGTGATGGGCGGTGCCGTGCGCGGCGGCGACATGTACGGCACCTTCCCGCAATTGCAGGTCGGTGGCCCCGACGACGGCAGCGACGAAGGCCGCTGGGTTCCCACGACCTCCGTCGACCAGTATGCCGCGACCATCGCCTCGTGGCTGGGCGTGGCGGACGCCGACCTCGAAACCGCCTTGCCCAACCTCGCGAACTTCACGGTGAAGAAGCTGGCGTTCCTGTGA
- a CDS encoding BLUF domain-containing protein yields the protein MLVRLLYCSRAVDTSPEAIEAILTQSRQHNPVSGITGILCYGGGIFLQAIEGGRMQVSELFGHIIKDARHKDVAVLSFEEIFERRFGGWSMGQVNISKVNHSILLKYSEKAELDPYAVSGKVSLALLEDLMATASICGRA from the coding sequence ATGCTCGTCCGCCTCCTTTATTGCAGCCGCGCCGTCGACACCAGCCCCGAGGCGATCGAGGCCATCCTCACGCAATCGCGCCAGCACAACCCGGTCAGCGGCATCACCGGCATCCTCTGCTACGGCGGCGGCATCTTCCTGCAGGCCATCGAGGGCGGGCGCATGCAGGTGAGCGAGCTGTTCGGCCACATCATCAAGGACGCGCGCCACAAGGACGTGGCCGTGCTCTCATTCGAGGAAATCTTCGAGCGCCGCTTCGGCGGCTGGAGCATGGGGCAGGTGAACATCTCCAAGGTGAACCACTCGATCCTGCTCAAGTACTCGGAGAAGGCCGAGCTCGACCCGTATGCCGTCTCCGGCAAGGTGTCGCTGGCGCTGCTCGAAGACCTGATGGCCACGGCCTCCATCTGCGGACGGGCGTAG
- a CDS encoding SulP family inorganic anion transporter, with product MTRFARHLPFLAWPRLTPALARNEAVSALTVALVMIPQSVAYAHLAGMPLIAGLYATFLPPLLSVLFSASTRLSVGPSALSSVLVGASLAGLAAPASAEWVMLAVWMALVAGFVQLALGALRAAWVLNLVSSPILAGFSQAAALLIIVSQVPALLGLAGGIETLPQGPAHPTALAFGLGSVALFILGKRFAPRLPMVLIVLLASAAIAKWTGWSAHGSVVGDLPAGFPSPYAPGWPTLATLHAIVIPALVLALVSSLEMAASAKIESQRDGKRWDANQDLIGQGVGKIASAFSGSFPTSTSFSRSALTLYSGAKTGWATVFAAAFVALALLFFTPVLHHVPRAVLAAIVVAAVLNLVKPATFWRVGRIDRIEAAIALVTFAVTLAAAPRIYWGVLAGVVLGLCHFLYMRLHPRIIEVGLHPDGSLRDRHLWKLEPLGPDVYALRMDGELDFASSTWFEEAIVDHIAAHPGTRHVVMFAQPINRIDTTGVETFMQLRAMLEGRGIALHVSGIKLPVERVLEKAGALKASPLLHMYRTDAEALEALRNNASVQAV from the coding sequence ATGACGCGCTTCGCCCGCCACCTGCCCTTCCTCGCCTGGCCGCGCCTCACGCCGGCGCTCGCCCGCAACGAGGCGGTCTCGGCGCTGACGGTGGCGCTGGTGATGATCCCGCAGTCGGTCGCGTACGCGCACCTCGCCGGTATGCCGCTGATCGCGGGGCTGTACGCCACGTTCCTGCCGCCGCTGCTGTCGGTGCTGTTCAGCGCATCGACGCGCCTCTCGGTGGGCCCATCGGCGCTGTCGAGCGTGCTGGTCGGCGCGTCGCTCGCGGGATTGGCTGCACCCGCGTCGGCCGAGTGGGTGATGCTGGCCGTGTGGATGGCGCTCGTCGCGGGCTTCGTGCAGTTGGCGCTGGGCGCGTTGCGCGCGGCATGGGTCCTCAACCTCGTGAGCTCGCCGATCCTCGCCGGCTTCAGCCAGGCGGCGGCGCTGTTGATCATCGTGTCGCAGGTTCCGGCCCTGCTGGGCCTCGCCGGCGGCATCGAGACGCTCCCGCAAGGCCCCGCGCATCCCACCGCGCTGGCGTTCGGGCTGGGCAGCGTGGCGCTCTTCATCCTGGGCAAACGTTTCGCGCCGCGGTTGCCGATGGTGCTCATCGTGCTGCTGGCGTCCGCGGCGATCGCCAAGTGGACCGGGTGGTCGGCGCACGGCAGCGTGGTCGGCGACCTGCCCGCCGGTTTCCCGTCGCCGTACGCGCCGGGATGGCCGACATTGGCCACGCTGCACGCCATCGTGATCCCGGCGCTGGTGCTCGCCCTCGTCAGCTCGCTGGAGATGGCGGCCAGCGCCAAGATCGAGAGCCAGCGCGACGGCAAGCGCTGGGACGCCAACCAGGACCTCATCGGCCAGGGCGTGGGCAAGATCGCATCGGCGTTCAGCGGCAGCTTCCCGACCAGCACCTCGTTCTCGCGTTCGGCGCTGACGCTGTACTCCGGCGCGAAGACCGGGTGGGCCACCGTGTTCGCCGCGGCGTTCGTCGCGTTGGCCCTGTTGTTCTTCACGCCCGTGCTGCACCACGTGCCGCGCGCGGTGCTCGCGGCAATCGTCGTCGCGGCGGTGCTGAACCTCGTCAAGCCGGCGACCTTCTGGCGCGTGGGGCGCATCGACCGCATCGAGGCCGCGATTGCGCTCGTCACCTTCGCCGTCACGCTGGCGGCGGCGCCGCGCATCTACTGGGGCGTGCTGGCGGGCGTGGTGCTGGGCCTGTGCCACTTCCTCTACATGCGGCTGCACCCGCGCATCATCGAGGTGGGCCTGCACCCCGACGGCAGCCTGCGCGACCGCCACCTGTGGAAGCTCGAACCGCTCGGGCCCGACGTGTACGCATTGCGCATGGACGGCGAGCTGGACTTCGCCTCGTCCACCTGGTTCGAGGAAGCGATCGTCGACCACATCGCCGCGCATCCCGGCACGCGCCACGTGGTGATGTTCGCGCAGCCCATCAACCGCATCGACACCACCGGCGTGGAAACCTTCATGCAGTTGCGCGCGATGCTGGAGGGCCGGGGCATCGCGCTGCACGTCAGCGGGATCAAGCTGCCGGTGGAGCGCGTGCTGGAAAAGGCCGGCGCGCTGAAGGCCTCGCCCCTGCTCCACATGTATCGAACCGATGCGGAAGCGCTCGAAGCATTGCGCAACAACGCATCGGTGCAAGCCGTGTAA
- a CDS encoding VWA domain-containing protein has product MHRPPFFRTVAALVAAQLVLSACSVSAQPQGLWPDPEPAMPSTPGPIVRSVPNFRAPSATNCARPVSTREVPGFAQGRRDARDALASRDARAKSAPAEGAAAPAAPSTRGEGRALADAESLHRMFPSPQPAPQRRPVEPVTVGMVDDNASFAEYLAFVARTPVVHRPRDVRERYLLDVKDARGRGVADAEVAVQSPSGHAMWARTDAGGRVWLHPDAFDPWRSPTYDVAVRKEGRVAWGRLARGQKSAVEVRLDAAAATWPARLDLVFLIDATGSMSDEIDKLKASLRAIVSEVSALPSRPDVCLGLVAYRDRGDAFITRTHDFTNDVGGFLRQALIPLRADGGGDYPEAMNEALHETVHRLSWRGDGATRLVVLLADAPPHLDYGAPHYDDDMVAALGKGIKVFSVGASGLDRQGEFIQRQIAQYTGGKFVFLTYADAHDPSSGPGRETGHDVKNYSVDTLDRLIVRLVSEELAKLAPRG; this is encoded by the coding sequence ATGCACCGCCCGCCCTTCTTCCGCACCGTCGCCGCGCTCGTCGCCGCCCAGCTCGTGCTCTCGGCCTGCAGCGTTTCGGCCCAGCCGCAAGGCCTGTGGCCCGACCCCGAGCCGGCCATGCCTTCGACACCGGGGCCCATCGTGCGCAGCGTGCCGAACTTCCGCGCGCCTTCGGCCACGAACTGCGCCCGCCCGGTCTCCACCCGCGAGGTGCCCGGCTTCGCCCAGGGCCGGCGCGACGCGCGGGATGCGCTGGCATCGCGCGACGCGCGTGCGAAGTCGGCCCCCGCGGAAGGCGCGGCGGCGCCAGCCGCCCCGTCCACGCGCGGCGAGGGCCGTGCACTCGCCGACGCCGAATCGCTGCACCGGATGTTCCCCTCGCCACAGCCCGCGCCGCAGCGGCGGCCCGTCGAACCCGTGACCGTCGGCATGGTCGACGACAACGCCAGCTTCGCCGAGTACCTGGCCTTCGTCGCGCGCACGCCGGTCGTGCACCGCCCGCGCGACGTGCGCGAGCGCTACCTGCTGGACGTCAAGGACGCGCGCGGCCGCGGCGTCGCCGACGCCGAGGTGGCGGTGCAATCCCCGTCGGGCCACGCGATGTGGGCGCGCACCGATGCCGGCGGCCGCGTGTGGCTGCATCCGGACGCGTTCGACCCGTGGCGCTCGCCCACCTATGACGTGGCCGTGCGCAAGGAAGGGCGCGTGGCCTGGGGCCGGCTCGCGCGCGGGCAGAAGAGCGCCGTCGAGGTCCGCCTCGATGCCGCGGCGGCGACCTGGCCCGCCCGCCTCGACCTCGTCTTCCTCATTGACGCAACCGGCTCCATGTCAGACGAAATCGACAAGCTCAAGGCCAGCCTGCGCGCCATCGTCTCGGAAGTCTCCGCGCTGCCGAGCCGTCCCGACGTGTGCCTGGGCCTGGTGGCCTACCGCGACCGCGGCGACGCCTTCATCACGCGCACCCACGACTTCACCAACGACGTGGGCGGCTTCCTGCGCCAGGCGCTCATCCCGCTGCGCGCCGATGGCGGCGGCGACTATCCCGAGGCAATGAACGAAGCGCTGCACGAAACGGTCCATCGCCTGAGCTGGCGCGGCGACGGCGCGACCCGGCTCGTGGTGCTGCTGGCCGATGCGCCGCCGCACCTGGACTACGGCGCGCCGCACTACGACGACGACATGGTCGCCGCGCTGGGCAAGGGCATCAAGGTGTTCAGCGTGGGTGCGTCGGGCCTGGACCGCCAGGGCGAATTCATCCAGCGGCAGATCGCGCAGTACACCGGCGGCAAGTTCGTGTTCCTCACCTATGCCGACGCGCACGACCCGTCGAGCGGGCCGGGCCGCGAAACCGGGCACGACGTGAAGAACTATTCCGTCGACACGCTGGACCGCCTCATCGTGCGGCTGGTGTCGGAGGAACTGGCGAAGCTGGCGCCGCGTGGCTGA